CCGGTAGAGTGGCACTTGAAAACAGTACCAAGGGAACAGGAACAGAATCGGCTTCTGGGCACCAAAGTTATTGACGACAGGACAAGGGGCAGAGTTTGCCACAAATTGTTCAATAATTTTGACTTGGACCTCTTAAAGGATCCGGTTTTCGTCAACATTTTGATCGGACTGTCACTTGCAACTTTCGCCGAATTGAATTTTACCCTTTTGGTGCCGTTTATTTTGCAGGATTTTGGTTTGGGTACCGATCAGATTGCAATTTTTCTCTCAACTCTTGGAATTGCCGACATTATTTTCCGGTTTTTGGGGCCTTATCTCGGcagttattttacaaaaccGTCGCGTGTGATGTTTTCTTACGCCgtcattattttgattttcatCAGGTTTAGtgagtatttgcgttttttgttGATGAGTGTGTGGGTGAAGGCGGTTTTAGGTTTGCTCCTGACGAGGAATTTTTCCGTTTTGTTGATTATTGCTTTGGCTCTGGGGCTTGCAAAAGGGGTGAGGAAAGTGTACATATATTTGGTTATTCCCGATTACGTCCCAATGGAAAAGCTACCATCGGCTGTAGGCATGGAAACTTTGTTTAATGGATTATGTATGTTGATTGGCGGTCCCATTTTGGGTGTTTTACGCGACGTGACTGGAAGTTACGCGGTTTGCATTGTTGTGATGAATTGTGTTACGATTTCGACGATCGTTCTATGGCTGATCGAAGTTTTTATTGTGAAATATGTAAAGAAAGGATGCGATTAAACAAATGTTGACCGaattttgtgccatttttaaCATTCAGTAGGTGTAAGAAAGTGTCTATTTTGGGTTCgaggaaaaatgtaaataggTGCCTAGCTCAACGACACCCAACAGTCACATCGATTGATACTCTTAAGTGATATAAAGTAATTCTCCCGGTGGTGAGGCGaagtgaaattaattttcaaaaggcATGACTCGACTAGCGGTTTTcgacgaaataaataatagccGGACAGTGGCGGAATGTAGATTGAGAAGGACGGGTTTTCAGGGCGAAACCAACTGTTTTGCTCGGATTATTGCTTTCCTGATTGCTGATTTTTTGCGAGTCCTAGCTTAAGAAAACAGAGACTTACCGGTTATTTACGATACAAGTAACGTTAGTGCGCATTACATTACGagagaaaat
The sequence above is a segment of the Tribolium castaneum strain GA2 chromosome 9, icTriCast1.1, whole genome shotgun sequence genome. Coding sequences within it:
- the LOC103312880 gene encoding monocarboxylate transporter 6 isoform X1, with translation MQLEKIPSDGGYGWIIVFAYALTTFIAVTPIQCFGLIFKDTFSDMALSATEGSLVINVNAAFGKILGPLIGILLKMCGFRKTAILGGVLLTAGMVLTSFSSSFIDLILFYGFVTSLGMQMSESAQRLALNAYFKERRSVAMGFGVTMSGFGPILVPQLIQFLANDYTPQEVTLIYGGICAHVLVGAALLQPVEWHLKTVPREQEQNRLLGTKVIDDRTRGRVCHKLFNNFDLDLLKDPVFVNILIGLSLATFAELNFTLLVPFILQDFGLGTDQIAIFLSTLGIADIIFRFLGPYLGSYFTKPSRVMFSYAVIILIFIRFSEYLRFLLMSVWVKAVLGLLLTRNFSVLLIIALALGLAKGVRKVYIYLVIPDYVPMEKLPSAVGMETLFNGLCMLIGGPILGVLRDVTGSYAVCIVVMNCVTISTIVLWLIEVFIVKYVKKGCD
- the LOC103312880 gene encoding monocarboxylate transporter 6 isoform X2, producing MQLEKIPSDGGYGWIIVFAYALTTFIAVTPIQCFGLIFKDTFSDMALSATEGSLVINVNAAFGKILGPLIGILLKMCGFRKTAILGGVLLTAGMVLTSFSSSFIDLILFYGFVTSLGMQMSESAQRLALNAYFKERRSVAMGFGVTMSGFGPILVPQLIQFLANDYTPQEVTLIYGGICAHVLVGAALLQPVEWHLKTVPREQEQNRLLGTKVIDDRTRGRVCHKLFNNFDLDLLKDPVFVNILIGLSLATFAELNFTLLVPFILQDFGLGTDQIAIFLSTLGIADIIFRFLGPYLGSYFTKPSRVMFSYAVIILIFIRFSLLLTRNFSVLLIIALALGLAKGVRKVYIYLVIPDYVPMEKLPSAVGMETLFNGLCMLIGGPILGVLRDVTGSYAVCIVVMNCVTISTIVLWLIEVFIVKYVKKGCD